A single window of Planctomycetota bacterium DNA harbors:
- a CDS encoding fumarylacetoacetate hydrolase family protein produces the protein MDASRSRPRRPAPVKIVRFLSAGSECLGRLHADGRVTLLDGELFGRLTDSGRPATVDKLLAPLEPRDILCIGLNYKRHAAEGGQAVPEHPVLFLKNSGAVQNPGDPIELPRTLRSDMVDYECELAIVIGKACRNVPRARALDHVLGYTCANDVSARDWQRNGGGGQWCRGKTFATFCPLGPALVTTDEIPDPGRLAIRTLVNGQVMQDWNTSDMIFDVPTLVEFLSASMHLRPGTVILTGTPHGVGFARTPPVYLRPGDEVTIEIEGIGRLTNPVIEEPGAR, from the coding sequence ATGGACGCTTCCCGCTCCCGACCTCGGAGACCAGCGCCAGTGAAAATCGTCCGCTTCCTCTCCGCCGGCAGCGAGTGCCTGGGCCGGCTCCACGCCGACGGCCGCGTCACGCTCCTCGACGGCGAGCTCTTCGGCCGGCTCACCGACAGTGGCCGGCCGGCGACGGTCGACAAGCTGCTCGCGCCCCTCGAGCCGCGCGACATCCTCTGCATCGGGCTCAACTACAAGCGCCATGCCGCCGAAGGGGGCCAGGCGGTGCCCGAGCACCCGGTGCTGTTCCTGAAAAACTCCGGCGCCGTGCAGAACCCCGGCGATCCGATCGAGCTGCCGCGCACGCTGCGCAGCGACATGGTCGATTACGAGTGCGAGTTGGCGATCGTGATCGGCAAGGCCTGCCGCAACGTCCCCCGGGCCCGGGCCCTCGACCACGTCCTCGGCTACACCTGCGCCAACGACGTCAGTGCCCGCGACTGGCAGCGCAACGGCGGCGGCGGCCAGTGGTGTCGCGGCAAGACGTTTGCGACCTTCTGCCCGCTCGGGCCGGCGCTGGTGACCACCGACGAGATCCCCGACCCCGGCCGGCTGGCGATCCGCACGCTCGTGAACGGCCAGGTGATGCAGGACTGGAACACCTCCGACATGATCTTCGACGTGCCGACGCTGGTCGAGTTCCTCTCGGCGAGCATGCACCTCCGCCCCGGCACGGTGATCCTCACCGGCACGCCCCACGGCGTCGGGTTCGCACGGACGCCACCGGTCTACCTCCGCCCCGGCGACGAGGTGACGATCGAGATCGAGGGGATCGGCCGGCTCACCAACCCGGTGATCGAGGAGCCCGGCGCCCGCTGA